Part of the Tolypothrix sp. PCC 7910 genome, TACGACTTTGCTTATAAGTTTCAACTCCAAGACTGGCTCAATTGGATCAAGTTAAATATTGTCGATGAGCTAATTGTGCAAATTTATCGTCCCAATCTTCAAAGCTTTGTTACTAATATTTCCCGCGCTGAAATCCAACAAGCACAAAAAGTAATTCCTACTGGTGTGGGGATTATGGCAGGATTACGAAATAACCCAGTCACCATACAACAAATTAAGGCGCAAGTACGAGCAGCTCAAGAACGTGGCTTAGGTGTCGCCTTCTTTTATTATGAAAGTCTTTGGGAATATTCCCCAGAAACAGCCACAGAAAGAAAGGCTGGATTCCAAGCTCTCTTCCGCGCTCCGGCATTGCGTGCCAGGATTGAGTAAGCTCTTGCAATGGAGGAAGGGATGAGGGAGATGAGGGAGAGATTCAAAATTAAGTCTCTAATTGTGTTCTCTTTCCCCTATCTTCTATTTCCCTTCATCCCCAATACTGCTCGGTTAAGGATTGTCAACTCTTAATTTGGTTGGGGGAAAAGGTGAAAGGATAAGGGTTAAAGGTCTTTTCTTGCCCCTTTCCCCTTAACCTTTTCCCCCTTAACCGACAAGTATTGGCTTCATCCCTGTTCCCTCTGTTAGCCTAATTTTGCCTTGGGAATCAAACTGACATCCCAGGTATATAATCCGACTGTGTCAGGGACTCTTGAGAACCTTCCTGTGCGATAGCCTCGTGATAATTCATTGAGAACCTTACTTTTAACCTCTCTCAAGTCTTCAGCATCTATTTCTCCATAAAGTCCAGTGATAACTTCCGCAACTGTCATAATTTTCCCGGCGTTTTCCTCTAACAAAGAGGTAAGAGCATCAATTAAAAATTGACCCTCATATTGTCTGAGCATGGGTACTACTTTGTTTTTGGGAAGTATCAGCGGTTTCTTCTTTTTCGATGAGAGAGTTTTGGTGGAATTACCATTTTTACTTGAGCTGAGTAGGCTTAAGTCTAGGGTATAACAACCAGGTTCGTCAGGAATTGCCACCCAACTACTACCTTTACCTTGTGTCAACGAGGATTGGACTCTACCTTTAACTACTTTGAAGACAGTAGGCTCTAACTCTCCATATAGCGATCGCACAATGAAATCAATATGGCACACTGTACCGCGATGTTTTTGCAAGAGCTTTCTAATAGCTTCAATCCGATTCACTGAGTTTTGATACTCAGGTAGCATCGGATAGTCTTGAACCTTGGATGTTTGCTCTTTAGGCGCAGGCACAGGAGCTATTTCTGGTTGTGGAGTAGTAGATTGATACTCGTTGGTATCGGTAGTAGTGGTTGATGAATTATCTACCTCTAAATTGTCTGAGTCTAAAAGTTCAGAGGAAGTAGACTCCGCTAAGTGGGCATCAGACTCAGAAATACCAGGGGGAAGAGAGGGGGTAACATCAGAAGACTCTAGTTTGGCAATGTGGTTGTCATCTGATGGTGACCAAGTAGATAACAAAGCTTCTACATGATTGAGATGCGATCGCGCTTGTGTATATAAGCGTTCGTACTCTTCTACCATCCCGGCATAGTAGTCTCTTAATTCCAACAGTGGGGTGAGGAAAGTTTCAGGAGGTGGTTCCAATTGTCCCTTAAAAGTCATAAAACCTTAATCAATCCAAATCAGTGTTACTTTTATAAGTCATCGGTCTAGGTTTAGCTTTTCCAGCTGGCTGTTGCTGCTGTCTTTTTGGTGGTTGGGGAGGGCGACAGCGTTCGCAATATAAAGGCCTTGGGCCATAAGTCTCGCGGTTTGTCGTCTCACTACACTGCTTACAAATAAAATTAAAAACACGAGTGTGAATTTCTCTTTTATGTGCTCTGACAGTGTATTCTCTAACGCTGATTAACTTACTTGCCATAATAACGAGTGGTAATTTCCGTTCTAATCAATATAGCTATTCAAGCAAATCAAATAACATCAGTGTGTATCAAGTTGCCAGTTTTCGCTAATTTTTTTGCTGACTCTATAGGCTACGTGATAGCAGCAATCTCAAAGAGTATGAAGAAAAATTTCCTACTATTCTTTTTGAGGTTGTCTAAAAAGTCTTGGTTGATACACTAAGTAGTTGGTCATTCCCTGAACTCACGCTCAACAAGGAAGAGTTGTAGCCTGAAATTTACCCTCTTTTCTAAGTTAGCTTAGAGGTGAGCCATAACCAAATATCTGCACTTGTAAGCTAAATACTCTCTGGAGGATGCTGGTTCTCAAATGATTCATGCTCTTGACGGTACTTGGCTGAGAATTGACTGATTAAACGCTATTTTTTCATAGCAACCCCCTATGATGCTAGCTAAATTAATAATCAATTATGTATTACTAGCTATAGACAATAGATGATTTAGCTTAGTGTACAAAAAGCCCAACCTTCAACCCATCCCTTTTTAGGGAGAAGGGTAACAGGGGAAAGGTTAAGGGAAAAAGTTCAAAAGTCATTAGTCATTTCCTCCCCGTCCTCCTGTTTGATATTCATCCTGGCTAGTTCCTATAACTTGGGATAGATATATGCATAGAGAGCACATCTGCTATAGTCCAATATCTGAGAAAAAAATGAAAATTACAATTACCTCATAGAGCGATCGCACTTTTATAAAGTGGTCATCTAGCGTTCGTTGTTCGCAGTAGCATCTCTGAAGGAGAAGAGGTTGGCGCAGCCATCGCCTATCTTTTACTGTGGAAATTGGTATAGATACGAGAAATTTAATTGCCTAAAGACTAGCAATGGCAAAACTCATAAGTATAATCTTCACCACTGGCGATGAAGCAGGTTCAATATCTGTTACACCACATGAAAGAAATGGGCTGGGGATTAGTATTTGTCTCTCTCATCTTCACCCTGCGGGTAAGCTGTTAAGCATATAAGAAAGCACATCAAGACCCCGGAGCAGGTTCGCCAGGCGCTCACCCTCTCCCCTTGGAATAAGACTGCGCTGTCTCACCGCTACGCGTGTACATCTTCCCTATGCCCTTCATTCCAATGCTTGTCAGTTAAAGAGAAAAAGGGGAATAGGAAAAGGGAAAGAAAAAACCTTTAACCGTTCGCCAGGCGCTCACGGCGTTCGCGAACAGCGTCCCGCAGGGAAGCCCTTAATCTTTAACCTTTTCCCAAAACCAATTTTGGGTTCAAAACGCTTAACCAAGTAGTATTGCCCCATCCTCCTTCTTGGAATTTCTCACCACCTAAAACGGCATCAACGCATCCACTCTCCCCAAAACTGCCATATCTTCTGCGTCTAATTCCATTGGTGTGCCGCTACGAATTAGTTCAGAAAAATCTTCGTTTGGCACCATAATTGTTAATGTATACAAGCGAGAAGCACCTGTATTTTTAATTAAATGAGTGCCTGTTGGTGGCACTAATAAACTATCTCCAGTTTTAATTGCAACTTTCTTCCCATCGCAAATAGCTACCCCTTCTCCTTTGAGAACAAAAAACATTTCTACTGCCCATTGATGACGATTTGGTGGTGTCTGTCCGCCGACATCAAAAATCTCGACACAGCAAGTTAAAGAAGTATTTGCATTGGCTGTATCAAAGATAATCGCTAAACGATTAGAATCATTGGGGCCGATGCGGTAAACTTGGTAATCTTTGGGAGATTTAATCACAGGAATTACGCAACGAGTAGCGTGCATTTATGTATCTCCTAATTGGGGACTGGGGACTGGGAGGGGAATAACTTTTAATTCTTGTAAAGACGCGATTAATCGCGTCTCTGCAACTCTTGACTCAGCACTCATTACTCAGCACTGTTGTCCAGGGCTGTTAAAATTGCTTGGGAATCGGTGACAAAACCGAAGCATTGTTTGACGTTATATAGTGTTGCTAACCAACAATAATCGGGGGATGTTGTGGCTGTACAATCTTTAACTAAAATGCAGTCATATCCTAAAAAATTCGCATCACATAGGGTAGACATTACACATTGATCGGCATTAACACCAGCGAAGAATAATGTAGTCTTTCCTAGGTTCCGCAAGATACTATCTAAAGGTGTGTCCCAAAATCCACTCATGCGGTATTTATCGATAAGAATATCTTCTGGTAACTGTTGCAGTTCCTCTACTACTGCGGCTGCCCAACTCCCAGCCATAAGTACTCTAGCACCATTGGTAGGTAAGGGATGGCCTAAGCCTATGCCTTCGCCTGTGGGATTGTAGACGTGATGCAAACCAGCACTAATATTTAGTAGATCGGGACGGTTTCCCCAATTCAGCCAAATTATAGGGACAGCTGCGCCACGCAGTTGGGGAAGTAAATTTTGTAAAGGTGCTATTGGCTGACGGGCTGGGGTAATATCTACACCAATATGCGCTAACCAGCCGTCAGGGTGGCAAAAGTCGTTCTGCATATCAACGACGATAATGGCAGCTTTTGCTAAGTCAAGGCGTAGGGTTTTAGTTTCTGTTGATAAGATAGCGGGTTGTGGGGTCTTTTGAGGACGTGTAATATCTGCGATCGCATGATTGACTGTCCAAGCATTTGGTGCAACTCCTAAAGAGTGAAAAGGCTGATTCATAAAATTGCAACACCCAACACCATTTTCTCTTTTGTAACCTGAAATTCACTTAGGCGTTCGATTACTTAATTAAGGTTAAAATCATGAAGTTTACTATCCAGAATGTTTTGACTGTCACAGATGATGCTTATGCAACTGTTGATGTCCAAATTGCGGACGGTAAAATTGCTGCTATCGGCCCTAATTTAGATGTTATTGGCACGGTAATTGATGGTACTCATCAACTGTTGCTTCCTGGGTTTATTAACGCCCATACCCATTCTTCGGAAATGTGGCAACGTGGAGCTATCCGTCCCTTACCTTTAGAATTATGGTTGGCGGCACTGTATGAATTTTCCCAACTCGACTTAGAAAAGGTTTATCTTAGCGCTTTAGGAACGGCGGTGGAAACCTTACTTTCTGGGGGTACGAGTGTAGTAGATCATTTGGTGTTAATTCCTGGACAAGAATATGAAACTATTGCAGCAGCAACTCGCGCTTACACAGAAGTAGGAATTCGTGCTTTTATTGCCCCATTAATTCAAGATGAATCTTTGACAGCCGGGATACCATCCGGAGAAGCACAACAAAACCATGAGCCTTATTTTCGCTCAACTGCCGCTACTTTAGAAATTATCGAAGCAGTTGTACAGGAATTGCATCGCCCGGATGAGGGTGTAAGTATTTTAGTTGCCCCAACAGGAATTCAATTGTGTAGTGATGCTTTGTTTACTGGCTGTATTGAATTAAGCGATCGCTATAATCTGAGTCGCCACTCGCACTTGCTGGAAACTAGGGCGCAGGAAAAACTCGCCCAAGAGAAATATGGTTGTTCGGCGGTAGAACATCTGAAGCGGATTGGCTATTTAAGCGATCGCACTTCTTTAGCCCATTGTGTCTGGTTAAGTGAAGCTGATATTGATATCCTTGCAGAAACCCAATCTACAGTTGTTCATAATCCCCTCAGTAACTTGCGGCTAGGTAGCGGTATTGCCCCAATTTTGAAATATCAGCAAGCGGGAGTTAATGTGACTTTTGGTTGTGATGGTGCATCTAGTAATGATTCCCAAGATTTATTAGAAGCTATTAAGATTGGGTCAATTTTGCATAACGTTACAGACTTAGATTATCAGCAATGGATTACACCCCGGCAAGCTGTAGAAATGGCATCTTTAGGCGGGGCTAAAGGAATAAATTTTGCCGATAAAATTGGTTCTTTGGAGGTAGGGAAGCAAGCCGATTTAGTACTTTACGATCTCACCCATTTATCGTTACTACCTCGTACAGATCCTATCGGTTTATTAGTGTTAGGCAGACCCAGTAATGTAGTTAATAGTGCATGGGTAAATGGTAAACAAATTGTTGCTAATGGCAAAGTTACCACTATAAATGTTGATGATTTGCGACAACAAATATTCCACCAAAGCCAGTGGGATACTCAGCGCCAGTCGCAAACTGTAGACCAACTCGCAGCACATTATCGTTCAGTTATGGGTTTGAGCCAATAATTACTAATTCGTAATTCGTAATACCCTACGGGAAGCGCAAAGCGCTACGTAATTCGTAATTACTATAGGACTCATATCTGATTTGTTATGTTCACGTAGGATGCGTTACGTTAGCGCTAACGCATCCGCACCAAAGCTTCCTTCTAACTCAACACCAGCCAATTTCTATACCAATTTGAACAAAGAATGCAACAGATTGTAGGGGCAAGGCAGTGCCTTGACCTCTAGAATATATTGATGTGTCGCAAACATTATGTGATTTGGTATTACCTCATGCACATGAAAACTGCTCTAAATAAAAAGCTGCAAAATTATTTAAATCTTGCAGCTTTTTAATATTACTAAAATCAGATAATGCAAAATAACCTCTGCTTTTCCAGCAGAGATTATTTAGATGTATTTAGGAAGCTAATGCTACTTCTACTAACTGCTGTAATTCACCTTTTTGGTACAGTTCAATTAAGATATCTGAACCGCCAATAAATTCACCATCAATAAACACTTGGGGAATTGTTGGCCAGTTAGAATATTCTTTAATTCCTTGACGAATATCGGCATCTGAAAGCACGTCATAAGTCTCGAAGGGTACACCCAAAGTGTTAAGAATCTGCACAACGTTGTTAGAAAAACCACATTGAGGCATTAACTTGTTTCCCTTCATGAAAACAAAAATCTTGTTTTGTTTGATCAGGTTATCAATTTTTTCTTGAGTTTCTGGTGACATGGTTTTGATGTTTCCTACTTTTGCTTATAGTCGAGAATCAACAGTCAGTATTTAAACTGCTAAGAAGCGGCTGTTGTCTGCCAAGCTTCAGGAGTATAAGTTTTTAATGCTAGGGCGTGAATTGCTTCAGTTGACATAGCTTGCCGCAAAGCACCGTAAACTAACTGGTGTTGTTGTA contains:
- a CDS encoding cupin domain-containing protein; translated protein: MHATRCVIPVIKSPKDYQVYRIGPNDSNRLAIIFDTANANTSLTCCVEIFDVGGQTPPNRHQWAVEMFFVLKGEGVAICDGKKVAIKTGDSLLVPPTGTHLIKNTGASRLYTLTIMVPNEDFSELIRSGTPMELDAEDMAVLGRVDALMPF
- a CDS encoding cysteine hydrolase family protein gives rise to the protein MNQPFHSLGVAPNAWTVNHAIADITRPQKTPQPAILSTETKTLRLDLAKAAIIVVDMQNDFCHPDGWLAHIGVDITPARQPIAPLQNLLPQLRGAAVPIIWLNWGNRPDLLNISAGLHHVYNPTGEGIGLGHPLPTNGARVLMAGSWAAAVVEELQQLPEDILIDKYRMSGFWDTPLDSILRNLGKTTLFFAGVNADQCVMSTLCDANFLGYDCILVKDCTATTSPDYCWLATLYNVKQCFGFVTDSQAILTALDNSAE
- a CDS encoding amidohydrolase gives rise to the protein MKFTIQNVLTVTDDAYATVDVQIADGKIAAIGPNLDVIGTVIDGTHQLLLPGFINAHTHSSEMWQRGAIRPLPLELWLAALYEFSQLDLEKVYLSALGTAVETLLSGGTSVVDHLVLIPGQEYETIAAATRAYTEVGIRAFIAPLIQDESLTAGIPSGEAQQNHEPYFRSTAATLEIIEAVVQELHRPDEGVSILVAPTGIQLCSDALFTGCIELSDRYNLSRHSHLLETRAQEKLAQEKYGCSAVEHLKRIGYLSDRTSLAHCVWLSEADIDILAETQSTVVHNPLSNLRLGSGIAPILKYQQAGVNVTFGCDGASSNDSQDLLEAIKIGSILHNVTDLDYQQWITPRQAVEMASLGGAKGINFADKIGSLEVGKQADLVLYDLTHLSLLPRTDPIGLLVLGRPSNVVNSAWVNGKQIVANGKVTTINVDDLRQQIFHQSQWDTQRQSQTVDQLAAHYRSVMGLSQ
- the grxD gene encoding Grx4 family monothiol glutaredoxin; the protein is MSPETQEKIDNLIKQNKIFVFMKGNKLMPQCGFSNNVVQILNTLGVPFETYDVLSDADIRQGIKEYSNWPTIPQVFIDGEFIGGSDILIELYQKGELQQLVEVALAS